In Candidatus Rokuibacteriota bacterium, one genomic interval encodes:
- a CDS encoding transglutaminase family protein, with protein sequence MNHWPPGEWPAPGSEFLESTYYLDWATPEVGAFAGRAVTGETSAIGRAVRLFYAVRDGWRYDPFAIRLDPRRYVASNVLKARGVFCIPKAVLLTAAARAAGIPAGIGLSDVVNHLTTEKLKARMGGKTAFIHHGYAVFWLDGRWVKAAPAFNIELCQRFGVRPTEFDGRSDAIFQEFDVAQRRHMEYTCDHGLWSDFPYERVERDFRAFYPAELFADAPGERFEDGGQVLQSNIVS encoded by the coding sequence ATGAACCACTGGCCGCCTGGAGAGTGGCCCGCGCCCGGGTCCGAGTTCCTCGAGAGCACGTACTACCTCGACTGGGCGACCCCCGAGGTGGGCGCCTTCGCCGGGCGCGCCGTGACGGGCGAGACGAGCGCCATCGGGCGCGCCGTCCGGCTCTTCTATGCCGTGCGCGACGGCTGGCGCTACGACCCCTTCGCCATCCGGCTCGACCCGCGACGGTACGTTGCCAGCAACGTCCTGAAGGCGCGAGGGGTGTTCTGCATTCCGAAGGCCGTGCTCCTGACCGCGGCGGCACGGGCGGCGGGAATCCCGGCGGGGATCGGCCTGTCGGATGTGGTCAACCACCTGACCACCGAGAAGCTCAAGGCCAGGATGGGCGGCAAGACGGCGTTCATCCATCACGGCTATGCGGTGTTCTGGCTGGACGGGCGGTGGGTCAAGGCCGCCCCCGCCTTCAACATCGAGCTCTGCCAGCGCTTCGGCGTACGGCCCACCGAGTTCGACGGCCGCTCGGACGCCATCTTCCAGGAGTTCGATGTCGCCCAGCGGCGCCACATGGAATACACCTGCGACCACGGCCTGTGGTCGGACTTCCCCTACGAGCGCGTCGAGCGGGATTTCCGCGCCTTCTACCCCGCCGAGCTCTTCGCCGACGCGCCCGGCGAGCGCTTCGAGGACGGGGGTCAGGTCTTGCAATCCAACATCGTGTCGTAA
- a CDS encoding zinc-binding dehydrogenase: protein MRAIVLRGPGPAELLRVEEIADPEPAAGEVVVRLRAAALNHRDVWIRSGSGAYAGGFSKPVILGSDGAGEVVAAGAGVDPTLVGRAVVINPSLGWGEAEAVQGPAFRILGFPDDGTYAQLVRVPAVNVHAKPASLSFDEAACIPLAGLTAYRAVVSRAGVRAGETVLVTGIGGGVSTFALQIAAHRGARVLVTSGSDAKLARARALGAAGGANYRTRDWGREIVALCGDQGPDVVIDSVGGDTFARAVDILRPGGRIASYGATTGPVKELALRSVFWKQVTVLGTTMGSPREFEAMLALYDRGGLRPAVDRVFPVEEAAAAHRHLEEAAQFGKVVLRI, encoded by the coding sequence ATGCGAGCAATCGTGCTGCGGGGGCCGGGGCCAGCCGAGCTTCTGCGGGTGGAGGAGATCGCGGATCCCGAGCCGGCCGCGGGCGAGGTGGTAGTGCGCCTGAGAGCCGCAGCCCTGAACCACCGGGACGTCTGGATCCGCAGCGGCAGCGGCGCCTATGCGGGCGGCTTCTCGAAGCCGGTCATTCTCGGCTCGGATGGTGCCGGGGAGGTCGTGGCCGCAGGGGCCGGCGTCGATCCCACGCTCGTCGGGCGCGCCGTGGTCATCAACCCCAGCCTTGGCTGGGGGGAGGCCGAGGCCGTGCAGGGGCCGGCGTTCCGGATCCTGGGCTTTCCGGACGATGGGACCTACGCGCAGCTCGTCCGGGTCCCGGCAGTCAACGTGCACGCGAAACCGGCGAGCCTCTCGTTCGATGAAGCCGCCTGCATCCCCCTGGCCGGGTTGACGGCCTACCGCGCCGTCGTCAGCCGGGCCGGGGTGCGGGCCGGCGAGACGGTGCTCGTGACTGGCATCGGCGGAGGCGTCTCGACCTTCGCGCTGCAGATCGCCGCGCATCGCGGCGCCCGCGTGCTCGTGACCTCGGGCAGCGACGCGAAGCTCGCCCGGGCCCGCGCGCTGGGCGCCGCGGGCGGGGCCAATTACCGGACCCGGGACTGGGGGCGCGAGATCGTGGCGCTCTGCGGGGACCAGGGGCCTGACGTGGTCATTGACAGCGTGGGGGGCGACACCTTCGCGCGGGCCGTCGATATCCTCCGGCCCGGGGGGCGCATCGCCAGCTACGGCGCCACGACGGGCCCGGTCAAGGAGCTCGCCCTGCGGAGCGTGTTCTGGAAGCAGGTCACCGTGCTCGGCACCACCATGGGCAGCCCGCGGGAGTTCGAGGCCATGCTGGCGCTGTACGACCGCGGCGGGCTACGCCCGGCGGTGGATCGGGTCTTCCCGGTGGAGGAGGCTGCGGCCGCCCACCGTCACCTGGAGGAGGCGGCGCAGTTCGGGAAGGTCGTCCTGCGCATATAA
- a CDS encoding pyridoxamine 5'-phosphate oxidase family protein, with amino-acid sequence MIPDQLVEFLHGPSFLQVGTRDVGLRPLHTFAVGAVVHDDRQTVTVFVPAARAERALANLRHNGRVALEVGQMSHEAYQLKGTYLSSRPTTDEDIARQETFRARFFESVRQGYPEEIARPLSLGFAYRPGVAITFRVEEIFRQTPGPGAGEKLA; translated from the coding sequence ATGATACCGGACCAGCTCGTGGAGTTCCTGCACGGCCCGTCGTTCCTGCAGGTCGGCACGCGCGACGTCGGCCTCCGCCCCCTCCACACCTTCGCCGTGGGCGCGGTCGTCCACGACGACCGCCAAACGGTGACGGTCTTCGTCCCGGCAGCCCGGGCCGAGCGAGCGCTGGCCAACCTCCGGCACAACGGCCGCGTCGCGCTGGAGGTAGGTCAGATGAGCCACGAGGCCTATCAGCTGAAAGGGACGTACCTGTCCTCGCGGCCCACCACCGACGAGGACATCGCTCGGCAAGAGACTTTCCGTGCCAGGTTCTTCGAGTCGGTGCGTCAGGGCTACCCGGAGGAAATCGCGAGGCCCCTCTCGCTCGGCTTCGCGTACCGACCGGGCGTCGCCATCACCTTCCGGGTGGAAGAGATCTTCCGCCAGACTCCCGGGCCCGGGGCCGGGGAGAAGCTCGCCTGA
- a CDS encoding alpha/beta fold hydrolase, which produces MDQRFTVTDFTLESGGILPEMTLAYETYGRLAPDGRNAILATHGYTSSAHAAGPPTPTDPLGGWWDGLIGPGKTIDSDHWFVVASNMLGSSYGSTGPSTVNPATGKPYGPDFPDITLGDIVHAQRLMLDSLGVRRLGAVAGPSFGGFQAFQWAVSYPDFMDGIGAVVTAPKGFGGEASVTALRARLSTDPSWSDGWHYDRGGILGTDHAPAGHAEALRHERDSRRDHPGPWRPRRSHARDGGAVGAPVRPQLAGDAAEGHGPLRRGARLREDPRARALRAVAHGRSLPAIAGAGRHGEARGRRRGRDILRDRQ; this is translated from the coding sequence GTGGACCAGCGGTTCACCGTGACCGACTTCACGCTGGAGAGCGGCGGGATTCTCCCCGAGATGACTCTCGCCTACGAGACCTACGGCCGCCTCGCCCCGGACGGCCGCAACGCCATTCTCGCCACCCACGGCTACACGTCGAGCGCTCACGCGGCAGGTCCGCCCACGCCCACCGACCCGCTCGGCGGCTGGTGGGACGGCCTCATTGGTCCCGGCAAGACGATCGACTCCGACCATTGGTTCGTGGTGGCCTCGAACATGCTGGGCTCCTCCTACGGCTCCACCGGCCCATCCACCGTCAACCCGGCGACGGGCAAGCCGTACGGCCCCGACTTCCCGGACATCACCCTCGGCGACATCGTGCACGCCCAGCGGCTCATGCTCGACAGCCTCGGCGTAAGGCGCCTGGGGGCGGTGGCCGGCCCCTCGTTTGGTGGCTTCCAGGCGTTCCAGTGGGCGGTGTCGTACCCCGACTTCATGGATGGCATCGGGGCCGTGGTGACGGCTCCGAAGGGGTTCGGCGGCGAGGCGAGCGTGACGGCGCTCCGCGCCCGGCTCTCGACCGACCCGAGCTGGAGCGACGGCTGGCACTACGATCGCGGCGGCATCCTGGGCACGGACCACGCTCCGGCTGGACACGCTGAAGCGCTACGGCATGAACGAGATTCTCGCCGCGACCATCCCGGACCCTGGCGCCCGCGGCGCTCGCATGCGCGAGATGGCGGCGCAGTGGGCGCGCCAGTTCGACCCCAACTCGCTGGTGACGCTGCGGAAGGCCATGGTCCGCTTCGACGCGGAGCGCGACTTCGCGAAGATCCGCGCGCGCGTGCTCTACGTGCTGTCGCGCACGGACGCTCTCTTCCCGCCATCGCTGGCGCCGGACGTCATGGCGAAGCTCGGGGCCGCCGGCGTGGACGCGACATACTTCGAGATCGACAGTGA
- a CDS encoding epoxyqueuosine reductase has translation MAGLDGALQTTLRDQAVALGATYVGVADLAPVRDFVTAQGGDFLGDYRFGLSVGIALSDAVVDQLYQHVSRDIARTYFHHIYTVVSEMLDRTATTLAFAIERAGYRALPAPAGRPYDDERMTGLISHKLAAHLSGNGWIGRNCLLITREHGPRVRWVTVLTDAPLTSTNGARTSGDACKDCTLCVDLCPAQAFTGVPFNPAEAVDVRFRRGECRAYLGQRAKAYGASVCGVCVYVCPHGWSAKRKRDGQRTTPEILRRQLTGVRRVFEASA, from the coding sequence ATGGCCGGTCTCGATGGGGCGCTGCAGACGACACTCCGCGACCAAGCGGTGGCCCTCGGGGCCACCTACGTCGGGGTCGCCGACCTGGCGCCGGTGAGGGACTTCGTGACGGCCCAGGGGGGCGACTTCCTCGGCGACTACCGCTTCGGCCTGTCGGTGGGCATCGCCCTGTCCGATGCCGTCGTCGACCAGCTCTATCAGCACGTGAGCCGCGACATCGCACGCACCTACTTCCACCACATCTACACCGTCGTGTCCGAGATGCTCGACCGCACGGCCACGACCCTGGCCTTTGCGATCGAGCGCGCCGGCTACCGGGCGCTCCCGGCGCCGGCCGGCCGACCGTACGACGACGAGCGGATGACCGGTCTCATCTCCCACAAGCTTGCCGCCCATCTGTCGGGCAACGGCTGGATCGGGAGGAACTGCCTGCTCATCACCCGGGAACACGGGCCGCGCGTCCGCTGGGTGACGGTGCTGACCGACGCGCCGCTGACGAGCACCAATGGGGCGCGGACCTCGGGAGACGCCTGCAAGGACTGCACGCTGTGCGTCGACCTGTGCCCGGCCCAGGCGTTCACCGGGGTCCCCTTCAACCCGGCCGAGGCCGTCGACGTGCGCTTCCGCCGCGGCGAGTGCCGCGCCTACCTGGGCCAGCGGGCCAAGGCCTATGGCGCCAGCGTGTGCGGCGTGTGCGTCTACGTCTGCCCGCACGGCTGGAGCGCGAAGCGCAAGCGCGACGGCCAGCGGACAACGCCGGAGATCCTGCGTCGGCAACTGACCGGCGTGCGTCGCGTGTTCGAGGCCAGCGCGTAG